The following are encoded together in the Salvia hispanica cultivar TCC Black 2014 chromosome 6, UniMelb_Shisp_WGS_1.0, whole genome shotgun sequence genome:
- the LOC125192259 gene encoding protein DETOXIFICATION 55, producing MMAAIDNKKRLTMIEVIEELKNVFDIGFPILVMGILNYLKNMISVACIGRLGSVELAGGALAIGFTNITGYSVLYGLAIGMEPLCSQAFGSKNFTMVSLTLQKTIILLLFASIPIGILWIYLGPLLLWLNQEPEVVHIASLYCHSAIPDLIVNSLLHPLRIYIRSKGKTWPLLWCTLVATLLHFPIAIFFTFYQHLGIQGIAISTFIANLNFLLLLLGYIKCSHEEKIHLFKSSAKPSNKPGFISLWKEWGMLLQLTIPTCLGVCLEWWWYELMTLLSGYLYKPHVALATSAIVIQTTSLMYTLPSALSAAISTRVGNELGAGRPNKARLATVVAIALAFLSSVFGFLLTTLGREAWGRVFTNDNEVLELTVAVLPIIGLCELANCPQTTCCGALRGSARPSIGAAINFCSFYMMGAPVAVALAFFWNMGFMGLCYGLLAAQVVCVLSILSVIDRTDWENEALRANDLVGVSNEYVQADLLLKCEEEVIAL from the exons atgatggCAGCAATCGACAACAAAAAAAGGCTGACAATGATAGAG GTGATAGAGGAACTGAAGAATGTTTTTGACATTGGATTTCCGATATTGGTTATGGGCATATTAAATTACCTGAAAAACATGATTTCAGTAGCATGCATAGGAAGGCTAGGAAGCGTGGAGCTGGCAGGAGGTGCTCTAGCCATCGGCTTCACCAACATTACAGGTTACTCTGTGCTCTATGGCCTTGCCATTGGAATGGAACCACTCTGCAGCCAAGCTTTTGGATCCAAGAACTTCACCATGGTGTCTCTCACCCTTCAAAAAACCATAATTCTGTTGCTTTTTGCATCAATACCCATTGGGATTCTTTGGATATATCTTGGGCCTCTGTTATTATGGCTCAATCAAGAACCAGAAGTAGTACATATTGCTAGCCTTTACTGCCACTCTGCAATTCCTGATCTTATTGTCAACAGCCTACTTCATCCTCTACGTATCTACATACGCAGCAAAGGGAAAACATGGCCATTGCTATGGTGCACTCTGGTTGCAACACTACTACATTTTCCAATTGCCATCTTCTTTACTTTCTATCAACATCTTGGCATCCAGGGGATAGCAATTTCCACATTTATTGCCAATCTTAACTTCTTGCTACTTCTTTTAGGCTATATAAAATGTTCTCATGAAGAGAAGATTCATTTGTTTAAATCCTCAGCAAAACCTTCAAACAAGCCAGGCTTTATCTCACTTTGGAAGGAATGGGGAATGCTACTTCAACTAACAATCCCTACTTGCCTGGGTGTTTGTTTGGAATGGTGGTGGTACGAGTTGATGACACTTCTATCTGGTTACCTCTACAAACCCCATGTTGCACTTGCAACATCAGCTATCGTAATACAAACCACATCTCTTATGTACACATTGCCTTCAGCACTTAGTGCAGCTATTTCTACTAGAGTGGGCAACGAACTTGGAGCAGGCAGGCCAAACAAGGCACGCTTAGCAACTGTAGTAGCCATAGCATTGGCATTTCTCTCATCTGTATTTGGATTTCTACTGACAACATTAGGAAGAGAAGCATGGGGCAGGGTCTTCACCAATGACAATGAAGTTCTTGAGCTGACAGTGGCAGTGCTGCCTATTATTGGACTTTGTGAGCTAGCCAATTGTCCACAAACCACTTGTTGTGGGGCTCTCCGAGGAAGTGCTAGGCCTAGCATTGGTGCAGCTATAAACTTTTGTTCATTCTACATGATGGGAGCACCTGTGGCAGTAGCTCTGGCTTTTTTCTGGAATATGGGGTTCATGGGCCTTTGTTATGGGCTTTTAGCAGCTCAGGTCGTATGCGTATTATCCATTTTATCAGTAATTGATAGAACAGATTGGGAGAATGAAGCGCTGCGGGCGAATGACTTGGTTGGTGTAAGCAATGAATATGTGCAAGcagatttattattaaaatgtgaGGAAGAAGTGATTGccttataa